The Phyllostomus discolor isolate MPI-MPIP mPhyDis1 chromosome 4, mPhyDis1.pri.v3, whole genome shotgun sequence genome window below encodes:
- the AIG1 gene encoding androgen-induced gene 1 protein isoform X11: protein MALVPCQVLRVAILLSYCSILCNYKAIEMPSHQTYGGSWKFLTFIDLVLSRVPIVGSSCSNCGNWVLSNYLELPLQGPKSSTQRRESA from the exons ATGGCGCTTGTCCCCTGTCAGGTGCTGCGGGTGGCGATACTGCTGTCCTACTGCTCCATCCTGTGCAACTACAAGGCCATCGAAATGCCCTCGCATCAGACCTACGGAGGGAGCTGGAAATTCCTGACGTTCATAGATCTG GTGCTTTCCAGAGTGCCCATCGTGGGATCAAGTTGCAGCAACTGTGGAAACTGGGTACTGTCGAATTACTTGGAGCTTCCTCTGCAAGGACCAAAATCCTCCACACAAAGAAGAGAAAGCGCCTAA